From the Montipora capricornis isolate CH-2021 chromosome 2, ASM3666992v2, whole genome shotgun sequence genome, one window contains:
- the LOC138033361 gene encoding uncharacterized protein has product MRLNEKKCKEMVITFLKYQPSPVPPMFLNGAAIVRVSSFKLLGVTLSNDLSWNDHCDEMLKKACKRLYVLRSLKAAGLNQKDLVLVYCSLVRSVVEYASSVWPALPIYLQDMLEAVQKKALYIIFGKMEYKEAMETAGLQSLCARRNDACVKFIGKARISSPLNRIIPSPILSQQTYDLRNSRPRPLLGRTNRFNDFITLKFQHVI; this is encoded by the coding sequence ATGAGGCTTAATGAGAAAAAGTGCAAGGAGATGGTCATTACATTCTTGAAATACCAGCCCTCCCCCGTGCCTCCCATGTTCCTGAACGGTGCAGCGATAGTTAGGGTCTCCAGTTTCAAGCTGCTTGGAGTAACATTATCAAACGATCTGTCCTGGAACGATCATTGTGATGAAATGCTTAAGAAAGCTTGTAAGCGCTTGTATGTGTTACGCTCCCTGAAGGCGGCAGGACTTAACCAGAAAGACCTAGTGTTAGTGTATTGTAGCCTTGTTAGATCTGTGGTTGAGTACGCTTCTTCTGTGTGGCCGGCGCTTCCGATTTACCTCCAGGATATGCTTGAAGCTGTGCAGAAAAAGGCCCTCTATATTATATTTGgtaaaatggaatataaagaAGCCATGGAAACCGCTGGCCTCCAGTCCCTGTGTGCCAGAAGAAATGATGCATGCGTAAAGTTCATTGGTAAAGCCCGTATCAGTTCTCCACTTAACAGAATTATTCCCAGCCCAATCCTTTCTCAGCAAACTTATGACCTGCGCAACTCTCGTCCCAGGCCCCTGCTGGGGCGAACGAACAGATTCAATGACTTCATAACATTAAAGTTTCAACATGTTATTTAA